From Leishmania braziliensis MHOM/BR/75/M2904 complete genome, chromosome 22:
gtagggcGTTAGATGGGGAGTGTGGAGACGAGAGAGATATTGCGTGTGTGGAGCACACTTGAGAGGCGTACGGTGAGGTGGGTCACAATGCGAGCGTATAAcgcgaaagaggagaagaatgAGAAATGGGTGAAAGAAGACTACCaaggacaagagagagaggtgacgCAGCGACGGAGATCCGAAGTGTCGATAAGAGCAAAAAGGCGCTCAagtgagaaaaaaaaaggcctGTGCTTCGCAGCGGTAGCCGAatcggcgcagcaggcgtaAGCAGTACGCATGTGCACCTCTTCCGGTGCCAGAACAAGGAGACTGAgccaaaggaaaaaaaagtcTCCTCGCACATGCAAAGCatagcacacacacacacacacacacacacacacacacacacacacacacaccgttTCTCACCATGAAGTTGGCCGTGTACTGTTATCGTATCTTCTTTGGGAGCTTTCATCATTGTGCCCTTGGTTTACATCAAGCTCCAGagttcctcctccactgcgcCACGCAGGCAAGAAGAGGGttgaaaagggggaaagggaaaaaaaaacaacgaCAGCTGAATCCCATGACATACGCAcagacagggagagagagagagagagagaggaatcACACAAACACAGAGACGGGCTCTATCATTGGCATGTGTTTCTGCGCAAGTGTCATCCACAACTTGAAAGTGGCAGCATCGCAGCGAGCGAGGAGAAACTCGTCTACGCTACGTCGAGCAGCGTTACCTCGAACACAATTGTCGCGTTGGGGGGGATCAGCCCCGGAAATCCTGTGCCGCCGTAGGCAAGAGACGCTGGCATCGTCAGCTTGCTACGCTCTCCCTTGGACATCTGGACAATACCCGCATCCCAGCCCTTGATTACCTCACCGCACCCGACGCGAAACACGAAAGGCTTCCCGCGCTCCAGCGTCGAGTCAAACTTACTTCCGTCCTCCAGATAGCCAATATAGTCTAGAGTCACAACACTTCCAGGGCGAGGAATCGTCTTGCCATCGCCCTCAATAATCTTATCCATCACCACTGCGTCGCTGGGCATCGTATCTCCGTAAGTGTGTGTAGGCGATGTGATGCGTAGACGATCCTTGTTGTTCTTGATGATGCACTGCCTCGAGAGGTGAAAGACGAACTGGACGCGATTGCCTTTTCGTTTCCCTGTTTTCTCGCTGTGTTGTGCGATAGGCGTGATCAGAtcaaaggaaaagaagtTGAACAGGTTAAGAagcaaaaagaagaagaTACAAGAAATAACGAAGGGGACTATCGCCTGCAtcggggggaggagggttgTGTCCTGTTGATatcgcacacgcgcgcgcaaaCATGATTTGCCGGGCACGATAAGAAGTTCGGATCAAGCTACTCGGTTATCATCTGCGCCTGTTTCAAACACCAAGGAGTGAGAGAAAATGTTTCTTTTTCAGCTAGTCCTTTCACCTCGACCAAGACGGCAAAGATACGCATGCAACCACAGCCCACCTATACCGCTGACGCACCGCGGCTAACGCCTGGCTGTTTAGGACGAAGCGCCCTGATGTCGAATTCGACCAGACAGCTGATGGACTCTTCTCGTCCCTCCTTTCGATGCGCACTGCATGATCGGCGCCAGACAGACCTAAGTAAACTCCTCGCCTCCATCCACGCGAGCAGCGGCCAGAGTCCAGTTCGAGGGCGGGGTCGGCAGTGTCTGTCGTGCGGGTAGGAGGGGGAAGTCCAGGGGCATGCTGAAGGAGGTCAAGGAGGAAGCTGGCGAGCTGCAGGTCAGGGCCCTCTGAGTTACTGTGACCGGCCTGTATGCCATACTTCGCCCTCAATCACATCAAGCCGCTGCGTACCACAATAAGGCTTGGGGACTCTCTACATGGAAATCTGAAGGACTCACTGCCTTCACCTTCCACTTCTGCGCATgtcaggggggggggggcgtttCTGGAGGCCCTGCCCCGCATGCGCTTCGACAGGTGGGACGTTGTTATGAGTCTGTGGGGTCAGGGGAATTCCGCCGTCTCCTGAATCCGCACGCCTTTGAcaggtgtgggtgtgtcaaGCGGAAGGGGTTGATGGATAAGCATGTGCCTGCGTACGAAGAATTCACAGTTTGTGGCTCCGAAGGGTCAtaagggagggagaagggctAGCTGGTAGATCCGCATACCTTTTGAATTGGCGACATAATTCGTAGTAAGCTGATCCCAGCGCATGATCATGTCCGCACGTCGCTTCGGTGCAGCGTCAGTTCACAGCGGTTCACCAACACAACGAGTCCGGTGACTGTACTAATGAAGGAGAGAACAAGaacgaaggagaaggagaaagagcagACACATACGTACGCAAATACTGCCAACGCTTTTCGCTCATTTTATCCTTTTTGCACGACAGATTAGCCCATCGGTTTTTCCGAGTCGGGAATCCGTTCGATGATCTGTTGGCTTCTTCTCGCCTTTATGCTGACGCCCCTTGAAGAGTGGAAAACCTTTTTTCACCTTCAGCCTGCAAAGCGCCTTGGGGAGTATGAGAAGGCTAAGCCTCTTCGAGCACACACCCaagacacagagaggagcCTCGAGCACACCGCTAGTTTCGTGTTTTCTTGTtagatgtgtgtgtgttctttttcctcctttcatTGTCGTATGTAATTTCAAGTACGTCGAGCTACTGCTGCTAAAATCAGAGAAAGAAATAAGTGAGGAGTcacagggagagggagtcTTCTTCTATGTTCGTCTCTTTTTCGTCGCAGGTGCAAAGAAACGaaataaagagagagagggcaccGTAGCTTTTCAGTCGAACGAGTGAAAAGTGAAGAGCGAAGATGAAAGAGCAATCAGCATGGAAGCAAGACAGCCAAAACGCCAAATACAAATCAACAATCTCATCACACTTCTTCGCTTGCTTACGAAAGGAAATGAAAAGGGCACGAAAAGGAACAAGAATTGGGCCCTGGAGAAACACAAGTAGTAGAGGATAATGATAAAAAATGAACAAGTcgacagagagggaaagaccAAAATCACCTCAATGGAAAAGAAGAATCGAGGGAAGACGAGCGAgcaaaaagaagaggagcataAACCGCACCACACAAGAGGCATTAGGGGGAAAGATAGAGAGGCACATGgagacaggaagagagacagtCCAGAAGATAGAGAAGGGAAAACGCTTCCACCTTTTCGCTCTCACCACATGTACCAGCACGCTGAGCTCGAGTAGATGTCTGCATTCAAATGtgattcctttttttttttttgggggggggggggtatgtgtgtggctgtgtgtgtcAGATAGGTGTGGAACGGTGTGCTCCTTGGGGAAATGGTGACGTGCAcatgccctctctcttcgaaGGAGAGTCAAATGTGCGAAAGCCAAGGGAACAAAGAGAACGCGAAGAAAATCAAAGAAGACAACACAGGACACATAAAAAAAGGATATGtagcacacgcacgcatacactTGCCACTCCTTCACTCGCGCACAAATGAatacacagcagcagcagcaacaacaggaACAGAGAGACTTGCTACATCCCTTGCTTATTTagcctgtgtgtgtgtgtgttctctttCTTGTTTGCTGCTTCAAAATGACAAAAGGGAGACtagggaaggaggaagaaggtgagtggagcaaaagaaaaagtcagaagagagggaggcggagagagggagcacgCGAGATGTCTGACAGGCACATAGTGATGTACTTCTCGTTAGCGCAAgcatagacacacacacacacacacacacacacacacacatacatacacacacagactcGACTTTTTTTTCCTATCTTCCAATTGCTGGTGATGATCGCTAATCACCTGTCACCTTGTATCGTCGTTTCATTTCCTTCCCCTGATTTTCTATCAGAGTAGAGTTCACAGACGTGCGCACAGACATACatgtacgcacgcacacatgcacaaaAAGCGAAGTTGGGACagacctgctgctgctgctgcttctcatTCCATACATCATGCCATGTTTCACCTTTGTCTTcactgttttttttttcctttcgcaAATTTACATGCTCCCTTTGATTGGTAACATTGCTtacccctcctcttcttttttcttttaagggatgcaaaaaaaaaaaaaaaattgatCGAGCGAAGTAAGAAAATAACCACAGGCggaaacaagagaaagagaccgTAACAACGAGAGCGGAGGACCAAGCGAAATATGGCACATGCACAATCACACATACTACCCCaactcagagagagagagaagcacgtTTCAGCGAAGAAGCATGTCGTGCAACTCAAATGAGCGTGGATCGCTGCATGGACAACGGCATAAAGGTGTCGTTGCGTGCCTGTTGTGTTTGTAGATGTGTGCTCGTATACACATGCTTGTGTATGTTCGAATTCTACTGCCAGTACACTTTGATGACCCTGATAGTCACGGACAGagaacacaaaaaaaaaggtaaaAATACATTCTTCGATGAAATACCAACCTGAGGCGAGAAGTAAAACTAAAAGGCGAAAGGGCAAAATAAAATCAGCAAAACAAGAAGTctagaaaaaaaaaggtatTGAACGAAAAAGGTAGCGCTATCCAAGGGAGGGAAAATGAGAAAGTGTGATGAAATGTATATGATCCTTTGAAATCCCAAATTGTGCATGTGTGACTGTGTATGGGGAGTAGGGAGTATGTGCTGATGTTCGTACGTGGAAGATCTGCAAtgcagaaaagagggaacgaaataacaaaaaaaaaaaaaacgaatgaaaaggaggaagagagagcgaaaaaaaaaaaaaagacacatACACGTTCACAGaaacagacacacacacacacgcacatcgaACAAGAGCAAAAGAAGGCAAAGGGAGCACGATGAccaataaaaaaaaaggaagaaacaACACGGGAGGTGAGATGTCCAATCCATTtaaaaagagaacaaaaaaaaaagatccCCTTTAGTGGGAGATAGATGCCGCTACTGATGCTGTGGGTgtagaaaagggggaggcggtggaaAATGGGGAACTGTGTTTGTTGCCGCATTCGTGTGCACAAGCCCTGCCGGATTCCGTTCGTTTGTAGCTTCAATATGCCACTGTGGGCTACCCTCCGGCACAgtccttttttctctcgtgcACTTGATATTTTTCCGTAGATGCGCACAGCTTCCACATttacatatatatatatatatatatatgtgtgtgtcacAGAAATAAAGCTGACCTCTTCCTAGGGTAAATAAACCCTTCAGATTGAAGCCCATACCACCATCCCGTCTAGTGCGCTTGGTGAAATAAGACACACatagagagaaaaggaggaaaaggaagcaTAGCAAATAAAATAATAATAAGAGTAGttcaaaaagaaaaggagaataGGAAAGGTGTGCAGGAGTGTGATGCTACGCACAGCCTCTCAGTGCATCGGCAaagacagacacgcacgtgtgcgcatgCAAAGCACGCACAGCGCACCCTCGCAGCTATATGAGAACTGTGTAGGGGTTCAGGCGGTACACACCAGCGCGCACAAAGTCCACGCCAGGAATGCTGTACGGCATGGTTTTGGCTGCACCGTTGTACCCGTAGTACTCCGCAGCGGTAGCCACTGTTGCGGGGTGCATCTCCTGGTCGGACTGGTAGGGAGGAAGCGTGGTGCTTGTCTTGTGGTAGCTCGAGCCTGAGTGACTCAACTGGGTGGCGGCAGAGCACAGCAGACCGGTAACACTGCGCGCCATGTCCCTGTGAACTTCCTCCCTGGGATCCACACCTTTGCCCTTGGCGTTGATCAAGGGCGCAGTagcgggtgcagcagcaaaaaaTGGGGCTGATGGGATCTCCACAACAATCGTCCCACGTGGCATGTGCTTTTGATGCGCCCCCCCGTTGTACCGCATCGACACCTCCGACTGGAGCGCCTTCTCGCGGTCCTTCGGCACCAGCCACACACCCTCCACGCCGTTCACAGAGTCAAAGAAGAGGCGATGGTGCGCATCGAGCATCCGCTTCACAGTGGCCTCGTCGTTGATTGTGGGCCACGCGCAGCCCTTACCACGCTGTGTGTGAGTGTTGCGGCGGTTCTCCACTGAAACCAGCGCACCAGTCGAAGCGTTGAAGACCGTATTCACCAACCAACGCACCATGGGCACCGTCCCagtgcggcgcagctggccgaggaagaggcgctgACCGTTCTGTGGGCGAGGCTGCTGGCAGCGATTGTTGCCGCACACGGTTCCCTGTGCGTTGAAAAGGCAGCAGTGCGGACACGGCCACGGTGTTTGGTGCTGCGGGGCCAGCTCTGCCTCGATCTCCATCTCGTTGCTGTCGAGATCCTCTAGGCAGGGGATGAAGATGGCCGGCACCTTGCTCTGCGGCATGCGAGCAACCGTGACCCGCGGAAGCGATTGGCGGAAATGGAAACGGCTCACACCGCGAACCTGCATCGCAGCTTCCCACGGCAAGAAACTGAAGATGTTCTCCCAGATGTCCTCGTTGTGAGTGAAGTACGTGTTGGCACGGCACGGAGTCGTGAGCTGCGAAGCGAAGCAGGTAGCGatgacctcctcctcgtcaccGTCGTTGTCGAAGTTCTCACTGGCATCAAAGTCCacgatggaggaggaaatgCCATCGGAGATGTCCATAAACGGCACATGCTTGTCAGACGACGCAGACGAGTAGTACGAAGAAGAGTAGTTCTCGTTCTTCAGCGACGGGCGCCCGCGGAAGCTGTGCGAATCGGCCACCAGCTCGGTACTCAGCACGCTATCCTGAATGTTGACCATGCCGGTAATCGTCTGAGCAGCGAGAATCAGCATCAGAAGACTAATCTCCTGGTTCAGCATGCGCTTGCTGgagcgctgcggtggcacgCAACCGCGGGCACCCATCGTCGGCGATCCCTCGGCGTTTCTGTACGACGAACCCCCACGGACTCCCTTGCCAGGCGGGTCCTCCATAACTGTCGCGTTCGCCTTCATTCTCTTTTGCAGCATTTTGGCTCGGTGGACGTGAGTGTGAAAAGGACGAAGAGGCGAAAAATGAAAATCGGTAGGTTGGTAGCTCCAGGCTATTTTTCCTTtattgctgctgcgctgcagcagaagGGGATCCAGAAGCCGTCAGATGCACAAGAGAAATGAGGGAAAGGTACCCCTTTGAAAAAGGGGTgaggtgaagagaaaagaggaaaggtgTGGTGGAACaatttttttgtttttgcaGGGAAGCGGACTTGTTTGCTTCAGACGGTGGCCAAATGATGAGCGTAAGAGAGTGAAGGGTagtgaaggaaaaggagagtAAAGTgatgggggaggaaggagcgAAAAGACCTGCAAGAAAGAAGCAGGCAAGTGTGCAGGTATGTGATTGCGCAcgagaaaggaagaggaaagaaaggatgcaggagaaaaaagtgATGCAGAGGGTATTGAGCGTGATGAAGCTGCACACGCCCAGGTTGCAACTGAATTCCTGTAGGGGACCAGATGCGGGATTATGGGTCTCAATGCGGAGCGCATGCAAACTGCCCTGCTTTCAAACGTGACAGACACTGTCATTTACGCTATTTTGCTGTAATCTGAGAGAGTGATTAAACGGTGATTTTCGTCTTACGCCTCTCGTTGTGGACAGCGTCAGTACTCTCGTGTACCAGTAGATCAACAGCGAGACATACACGATACACAATGAGAGCTCTGGCTCGCAGCTTTTCCCACCATCCTTGGGGTCAGTACCGCGGTTGAATTAAGTCGAGAACTTCCTTGCCGGGCATCGCATGCTGCGCGCGCTCGCCCCGTAGGGCCTCCTGCGTCTCCTCTGCCATGTAGCCGCCACTCTGCCCACAGTCAGAGATCCAGGCACGACTCACGGGAGTCCCACAGCGCGAG
This genomic window contains:
- a CDS encoding fk506-binding protein 1-like protein; translated protein: MQAIVPFVISCIFFFLLLNLFNFFSFDLITPIAQHSEKTGKRKGNRVQFVFHLSRQCIIKNNKDRLRITSPTHTYGDTMPSDAVVMDKIIEGDGKTIPRPGSVVTLDYIGYLEDGSKFDSTLERGKPFVFRVGCGEVIKGWDAGIVQMSKGERSKLTMPASLAYGGTGFPGLIPPNATIVFEVTLLDVA